The DNA segment AGAAGAAATAAATCAGGTGACCGATAAAAACATCCAATTTGTATCGGACTGCACCATTGAAACAGATGCCAGGCTATTGCTACCTGACGATTATGTAGAAAATGTAGCAGAAAGAATGCAGCTTTACCGCAAACTCGATGGCTTAAAAGACGAAGAAGAATTGGAAGCGTACAAATCAGAACTAACAGATAGATTTGGTGCAATCCCCAGCTCAACCCTAGAACTCATTCAGGTAGTTCAAATCAGATGGCATGCCATTGATCTGGGTATTGAAAAAATCATCTTCAAAAATAACAAACTGATGATACATTTCGTATCCAACCCAGAATCACCCTATTACCAGTCTCCTGTATTTACAGGTATTTTAGCTTACCTCCAAACACAAGCAAAAAACGTAAAAATGCAAGAAAAAGGAGGAAAACTAAGCATGGTCTTTCCTTCCATAGACAATATCACCAGTGTGAAGAAAATTTTTAATGATATTCACACATCTATATTCTCTAAAGTGAACCACAACGCTGACTAAGAATTATCTCATCCAACTCTCCATTAATAGAGCAAACCACATAGAGGTCAAAGACACATGAATAGTTATTTTTGAAAACCACTTCTACCTGCTGACCTTTATGTGATTTGCAATCTACCTTTTTCAGTTCTTCCAACCAAGAAATGTCAGTATCCAATAAGGAACTAAACACAACTCCTTCAAGACCATCAACCCCCAACAACTTTTGAGAATAGGCATTACTTCGCACGATCTCAAAATGATCATTGAGCACAAAGCTCATACTATCCCTGTCAAAAATAACTTTTTCGTATACCTTATTCTTTCTCTCACTAATTTTACGAACCGATACATCTCTAAAGATTAGCTGAATAGACTGATGATTATTGAATTTCACCTTCGACCCTGTTATTTCGGCCCAGTAATAGTCGCCATGTACAGTTTTCATCTTTGCCAAAAAGGGATCAATTCTTACATCCTTAGACACAGAAGAATCTATTATATCAGAAAATTCACTATAACTCTTATCTGCAACAAAGTCTTTTATGGGCAAGCCCATCACATCCTCAATGTAATGTGTCTTAAAAACATCTAATCCCAGCCTATTTAAATAAGTTATCTTACCATCTCTAACCACAATAATGGGCATGGGCGAATCCGAGATAAACTCGCGATATCCCCTTTCTCGCTCCTTTTGTTCAATATCAACTTTATGCTTAAAAAAAGCCAGATCGATACTAATTCCCAATTCCTTTTTATTAATAGGTTTCACCAAATAACCATATGAGTTAGATACAATGGCACGCTCTATAACGGGAGAAGAAGTGTCACTGGATATATAGATAATAGGCACCTCTAACTCGCGTTTTAACATTTCAGCGGTTTGTATACCATCCAGATCACCCTCTAAATGAATATCCATCAATACAACATCGGGTTTAAGCTCCTTACACATCTCAATAGCCTCTTTACCAGAACTGGTTCGCCCTACCAACTCGTGCCCTAAGTCGCGCAAAAACATGGTAAAAATTGCTGTAATAAAACGGTCATCTTCAACAATAAATACTTTTCTCATAATGTATATACCCATTTATTTGGTTTCGTTACAAATCTTTTTTTTTGTATTTTTACCCCTACAAAATTCTGCCAGTCTCACTGCAAAAAAACAATAACATATAAAATTGAGCTGTCTTCAGATATACTATAAAAACATAACAATCCGTGAATTTAGTCATTGATCAGGGAAATACATTTACCAAAATAGGGGTTTTTGACAAGGGTAACTTGATTCATTCCGATTCCCTAAAAAAAATTGATAAAGCAATTTTTAAAAGCATCCAGTCCACATATTCTATTAACAAAACAATCTTTTCATCTGTTCAGGCTGATAATTTTGACAAGCAACAGTTAAGGCAGGAATTAGGTCTGAACGACAAAGTAGAGCTACTCATTCTGGACGACAGTACTCATTTGCCTATCAATAGCCACTACAAAACTCCCCACACCCTGGGAAAAGATCGCATTGCAGCCTTGGTAGGCGCATATAGTTTACACAAAGGAGCACCTAAATTGGTGATAGATGCAGGTACAGCCATTACCATTGACTATTTAGATGCCCACAATACTTTTACAGGGGGCAACATATCCCCAGGCATACAAACCCGCTTTAATGCACTACACCAGAACACTAAAAAATTACCTTTACTAAAATTAAACAATGAATCACCATTTTTGGGCTTATCTACCAATGAAGCAATCTGGTCAGGTGTACAAAATGGGGCTATTTTTGAGATAGAAGCCTACATAAACCACTTTAACACACTGAATATCAACACAAAAACTATTTTAACCGGTGGAGACGCATATTTTTTTGCCAAAAATCTAAAAAATCCCATCTTTGTAAATCTTAATTTGGTACAAACCGGTTTAAATACAATATTAGAATATAATGCTAAAGACAAATAAATTAGCGCTTTTACTGCTAACATTTTTTTTCATCCACCCCATCGTTCATTTAGCAGCACAACAAAGATCTTACTCTCCTCCTTTGTGTGCTGGGCTGGAATCGTTAAAAACGCATAGACATTCGCTAAATAAATGGTTTGAAGCAGGATATATAAACAAATATTATGACTTAAAAAACACAACCACATACTTATTGGTTTCGGCGTACGACAAGACAGGAACAACAAACAATAACCACTCATACACAACACATTATGCCATAAAACATTTCCCAAACAAAACACAAATGAAAGTAATACAGAAGCTTAAAAACCAGTTAGCCAATAGCTGCCAAAAAAATTATGGCATAACTTTTGGATTAGAACTAGCATTAAAAGAATCTAATACTTCCATTTACCAAGCCGTTGCGTTGGATAAAAAAGAATATCAACAATTATAAACTATCATACGAGAAACCAACAGATCATTTCAACATAATGGTCAACTGTGGTTTTACAAAGACAAATTGATTAACAATTATTTTAAACCTATAACACCATGTCAAGAAATTTTACAAAGATTTTTATTGCGGGAATGATAACTCTTATTGGTGCTCAAGCATTTGCACAAAAGGGAGTTGAAGATGGCTCGAAATACGGCCACGGTGAAGACAGTCTTAGATGTCTCCGAAATTTATCACTATTTACTGAATATGTAAAACAAAAGAGCTATGCTGATGCAGTTCCTTCGTGGGAAATCGTATACAATGAATGTCCACTATCCAGCTCTAAAGTTTATACAGATGGTATTAAAATAATGGACTGGCGCATTAAGAATGAAAAAGACAAAGCAAAAAAAGAAGAACTTTTTCAACAATTGATGGGCGTTTACGACAAACGTATTAAATATATGGGCGACCATAGAAAATACAACGAAAACTACATCTTAGGTCGTAAAGCAACTAAAATGCTATCCTACAAAAGATCTGATCCCGAATACAGAAAGCAAGCACAAGAAATGTTTGAAAAATCAATTGCGGGACAAAAAAACAGAAGTGAAGTAGCGGTACTGGCCACCTATATGACTAACACGGTTGCCATGTACAAAGCAGATCAAACAAACGCTGAGGCAGTAGTTAAAAATTACGTTAAGGTAAGCGATATCCTAACTACACAAATCAACGCGAGCTCTAAACCCAAAACAAAAGAGGTTTTAAACAAAGTTAAAGCAAACGTTGAGAAGCTTTTTGCCACCAGTGGTGCTGCAGACTGTGAAACAATTGAAAAAATAT comes from the Saccharicrinis fermentans DSM 9555 = JCM 21142 genome and includes:
- a CDS encoding ATP-binding response regulator encodes the protein MRKVFIVEDDRFITAIFTMFLRDLGHELVGRTSSGKEAIEMCKELKPDVVLMDIHLEGDLDGIQTAEMLKRELEVPIIYISSDTSSPVIERAIVSNSYGYLVKPINKKELGISIDLAFFKHKVDIEQKERERGYREFISDSPMPIIVVRDGKITYLNRLGLDVFKTHYIEDVMGLPIKDFVADKSYSEFSDIIDSSVSKDVRIDPFLAKMKTVHGDYYWAEITGSKVKFNNHQSIQLIFRDVSVRKISERKNKVYEKVIFDRDSMSFVLNDHFEIVRSNAYSQKLLGVDGLEGVVFSSLLDTDISWLEELKKVDCKSHKGQQVEVVFKNNYSCVFDLYVVCSINGELDEIILSQRCGSL
- a CDS encoding type III pantothenate kinase, with product MNLVIDQGNTFTKIGVFDKGNLIHSDSLKKIDKAIFKSIQSTYSINKTIFSSVQADNFDKQQLRQELGLNDKVELLILDDSTHLPINSHYKTPHTLGKDRIAALVGAYSLHKGAPKLVIDAGTAITIDYLDAHNTFTGGNISPGIQTRFNALHQNTKKLPLLKLNNESPFLGLSTNEAIWSGVQNGAIFEIEAYINHFNTLNINTKTILTGGDAYFFAKNLKNPIFVNLNLVQTGLNTILEYNAKDK
- a CDS encoding tetratricopeptide repeat protein, with the translated sequence MSRNFTKIFIAGMITLIGAQAFAQKGVEDGSKYGHGEDSLRCLRNLSLFTEYVKQKSYADAVPSWEIVYNECPLSSSKVYTDGIKIMDWRIKNEKDKAKKEELFQQLMGVYDKRIKYMGDHRKYNENYILGRKATKMLSYKRSDPEYRKQAQEMFEKSIAGQKNRSEVAVLATYMTNTVAMYKADQTNAEAVVKNYVKVSDILTTQINASSKPKTKEVLNKVKANVEKLFATSGAADCETIEKIFGPQFAENKENKDWLKLVNKLLARGNCEDAQLLFDVSESLYTLEPSSSAAYGIARGYLKQQNIEKATEYYNEAISLEEDDAQKGTYTYQLGLIKQSQGKLAEAKALALKAIQLKPEWGAPYILIGKLYAASASNFGSNEFEHKTAYWAAVDMFAKAKSIDADVTTEANELIGIYSKHFPGTEEIFFQGFKVGDTYSVGGWIGVSTKIRARN